A window of Clostridioides sp. ES-S-0010-02 genomic DNA:
CTATATCAAAATTAATTGTAAAATTCAAATTCCAATTCGTAAATTCTAACTACATCCCCATCTTCAATTCCCATCTCTCTAAGCCTATCAAATACACCTTGACTTTCCATAGCTTTTTGGAAATATTGAAGTGATTCCATATCATCAAAATTTACAGAATACATTATTCTTCTAAGTGCCTTACCTGTAACTACATATAAACCATCTTCAACATCTATGTTCAATCCTTCTTCTGTTCCAATATCAAGTTCTGGTCTATACATTTCTTCTTCTGAAACTAATTCCACATCTTCTACTTCTTTTAACATTTTAGAAACGTAGGCAATTACATCATCTATTCCTTGACGAGTTGCTGCAGACATCTTAAATACTGTATATCCTCTACCTTCTAATTCATCCTTAAATTTTTCAAATTGGCTTTCATCTTCCAATATATCAAATTTATTTGCAACTACAACCTGAGGTCTTGTTGAAAGCTTCTCATTATATAATTTAAGTTCATCATTTATTTTGTCAAAATCCTCAATTGGGTCTCTACCTTCCAGTCCAGATATATCTACAATATGTATCAATACCTTAGTTCTCTCAACATGTCTTAAGAATTCATGACCTAATCCTATACCTTCAGAAGCACCCTCTATAATTCCAGGTATATCAGCAAGTACAAAACTATCTCCAAACTTAGTTTGAACAACACCTAAATTTGGTGTCAATGTTGTAAAATGATAGTTTGCAATTTTGGGCTTAGCTTTGGTTACAACTGATAAAAATGTTGACTTACCTACATTTGGAAATCCTAAAAGACCTACATCTGCTATCATTTTAAGTTCAAGAGTTATCCATCTTTCTTCTCCATCTGTACCAGACTTTGCAAAAGCTGGAGCTTGTCTTACTGCATTTGCAAAGTGTTGATTACCTTTACCACCTATACCACCTTTTGCAACTACTGCTGTATCTCCTTCTTTCTTTAAATCTGCTAGTACAAGACCTGTAGCTTCATCTCTTATTACTGTACCTGCTGGTACTTTTAATATTAAGCTTTCTCCATTTTTACCAGCCCTTTTACCTTTGCTACCGTCGCCACCGTGTTGAGCTTGATATTTTTTCTGGTATTTAAAGTCCATTAATGTTCTAAGACCTAAATCAACTTCAAATATGATGCTCGCTCCACGACCACCATCTCCACCATCTGGCCCACCAGCTGGAACATATTTTTCTTTTCTAAATGCTACCGAACCATTTCCACCATTTCCAGCTTTTACAAATATTCTCGCTTTATCTATAAACAAATTCTTCACCTACTTAATTAAAAACTTTTAATTAGCTTTACCAAAAATACTATTATAAATTCATCAGTATTATAAGAAAAAGGAGTGCATCAACACTCCTTTTATGTATATTACTCAGCTATTGCTACTGGATATATACTAACTTTTTTTCTCTTCTTGTCTTTTCTTTCGAATTTAACAGTACCATCAACTAATGCAAATAAAGTATCATCGCTACCTTTTCCAACATTAGTTCCTGGATGTATTTTAGTTCCTCTTTGTCTAACTATTATACTTCCAGCAGTTACTAATTGCCCATCGAATCTCTTAACACCTAATCTTTTAGATATAGAATCTCTACCATTTTTAGAAGAACCTACCCCTTTTTTAGATGCTAATAATTGTAAATTCATGTTTAACATATGGAGTCACCCCCTACTTTTTTAAAATTTTTATATTTTTTGGGTATTCCCGTTTAATTTCTTCAACCGCTAATTGAAAGTGATTTAGTAATAACTGTGCAT
This region includes:
- the obgE gene encoding GTPase ObgE, translating into MFIDKARIFVKAGNGGNGSVAFRKEKYVPAGGPDGGDGGRGASIIFEVDLGLRTLMDFKYQKKYQAQHGGDGSKGKRAGKNGESLILKVPAGTVIRDEATGLVLADLKKEGDTAVVAKGGIGGKGNQHFANAVRQAPAFAKSGTDGEERWITLELKMIADVGLLGFPNVGKSTFLSVVTKAKPKIANYHFTTLTPNLGVVQTKFGDSFVLADIPGIIEGASEGIGLGHEFLRHVERTKVLIHIVDISGLEGRDPIEDFDKINDELKLYNEKLSTRPQVVVANKFDILEDESQFEKFKDELEGRGYTVFKMSAATRQGIDDVIAYVSKMLKEVEDVELVSEEEMYRPELDIGTEEGLNIDVEDGLYVVTGKALRRIMYSVNFDDMESLQYFQKAMESQGVFDRLREMGIEDGDVVRIYELEFEFYN
- the rpmA gene encoding 50S ribosomal protein L27, with protein sequence MLNMNLQLLASKKGVGSSKNGRDSISKRLGVKRFDGQLVTAGSIIVRQRGTKIHPGTNVGKGSDDTLFALVDGTVKFERKDKKRKKVSIYPVAIAE